In Bacillus toyonensis BCT-7112, a single window of DNA contains:
- the spoVAF gene encoding spore germination protein SpoVAF → MTKPKKVNIPISSFLSDNENYLKQTVGLGVTYDVGIRKFQILNKEIGVLFVNGLCDTNYIIPILEEAVDTNEIRDVEEDTVKLLENRLIHQQVSKVKTMDEVMLQVLSGLIVIFVEGETEAFAIDVRSYPGRTPTEPDTEKVVRGARDGFVENIVVNTALIRRRIRDPRLRNEMVRVGDRSQTDICITYVQDVANPDLVKIIKQELNNIEVDGITMADKTVEEFVVKQGYNPFPLIRYTERPDVAANHLLEGHVLVLVDTSPSAMITPTTYFHHLQHAEEFRQNPAVGTFLRWVRFLGVIFSLFLLPFWLVFVFDPTLLPPNLAFIGPTKMTHLPILLQVLMAEVGLEFLRMAAIHTPTSLSSAAGLISAILIGQIAIDVGLFVPEVILYVAVSMIGAYATPSYELGLGNKVGKLFVIILTGLFHEIGFVIGMTILILFLTSIKSLQTPYLWPFLPFDWGALTKILLRPTMSSLKVRPSIVRPQNVRRQK, encoded by the coding sequence ATGACGAAGCCTAAAAAAGTGAATATCCCGATTTCGTCTTTTTTAAGTGATAATGAAAATTACTTAAAGCAAACTGTTGGATTGGGTGTCACATATGATGTTGGTATTCGTAAATTTCAAATTTTAAACAAAGAAATTGGTGTGTTATTTGTAAATGGACTTTGTGATACGAATTATATTATCCCTATTTTAGAAGAAGCGGTGGATACAAATGAAATAAGGGATGTAGAAGAAGATACAGTAAAGCTTTTAGAGAATCGTTTAATTCATCAACAAGTAAGTAAAGTAAAAACGATGGATGAAGTAATGCTCCAAGTATTATCAGGGCTTATTGTTATATTTGTGGAAGGTGAAACGGAAGCTTTTGCAATTGATGTTCGTAGTTATCCGGGGCGGACACCGACAGAACCAGATACAGAAAAGGTAGTACGTGGTGCAAGGGATGGTTTTGTTGAAAATATTGTTGTAAATACAGCGTTAATCCGTAGAAGGATCCGCGACCCACGTCTTCGAAATGAAATGGTTCGAGTAGGGGATAGATCACAAACCGATATTTGTATTACATATGTACAAGATGTTGCAAATCCAGATTTAGTGAAGATTATAAAACAAGAATTAAATAATATTGAAGTAGATGGGATTACGATGGCGGATAAAACGGTGGAAGAATTTGTAGTCAAACAAGGTTATAATCCATTCCCGCTTATTCGCTACACAGAAAGGCCAGATGTAGCAGCGAACCATTTGTTAGAAGGACATGTGTTAGTACTTGTTGATACATCACCAAGTGCTATGATCACTCCAACAACATATTTCCACCATTTACAGCATGCAGAAGAATTTAGACAAAATCCAGCTGTAGGTACATTTTTACGTTGGGTACGTTTTTTAGGTGTTATTTTCTCGTTATTTTTATTACCATTTTGGTTAGTATTTGTATTTGATCCAACTCTTTTGCCACCGAATCTTGCTTTTATTGGACCGACTAAGATGACGCATTTACCAATTTTATTACAAGTGTTAATGGCAGAGGTCGGACTTGAGTTTTTAAGAATGGCTGCCATTCACACTCCGACGTCGTTATCGTCTGCGGCGGGGTTAATTTCTGCTATATTAATTGGTCAAATTGCCATTGATGTAGGGTTGTTTGTACCAGAAGTTATTTTATATGTAGCTGTTTCGATGATTGGGGCATATGCAACACCGAGCTATGAATTAGGACTAGGAAATAAGGTTGGGAAATTGTTTGTAATTATTTTAACAGGTCTCTTCCATGAGATAGGGTTTGTAATTGGAATGACGATATTGATTTTATTTTTAACGTCTATAAAAAGTTTACAAACACCGTATTTATGGCCGTTTCTACCATTTGATTGGGGCGCGTTAACGAAAATTTTACTCCGACCAACTATGTCTAGTTTAAAAGTGCGTCCTAGTATTGTGCGACCTCAAAATGTAAGAAGACAAAAATAA
- a CDS encoding stage V sporulation protein AE, which yields MRRRVVLVTDGDEYAKRTIELLTKEFGGRCISASQSNPTKLTGKKVVELIMQTPYDPVFVMFDDSGFIGEGSGEKALKYVATHKQIDVLGILAVASNTHHWEWARVDVSVDRNGNLTEYGVDKFGLPDGEIGRISGDTIYCLDDLNVPVIVGVGDIGKMCGNDEWERGSPITRKAIQLILERSGFYDEA from the coding sequence ATGAGACGAAGGGTTGTTTTGGTAACAGATGGAGATGAATATGCAAAGCGGACAATTGAGCTGTTAACAAAGGAATTTGGGGGCAGGTGTATTTCAGCATCGCAAAGTAATCCAACCAAATTGACAGGGAAGAAAGTTGTTGAGCTTATTATGCAAACGCCATATGACCCTGTATTTGTCATGTTTGATGACAGTGGATTTATTGGAGAAGGATCTGGTGAAAAGGCTTTAAAATATGTAGCCACACATAAACAAATTGATGTACTTGGTATTTTAGCGGTAGCATCTAATACACATCATTGGGAATGGGCGCGTGTAGATGTAAGCGTAGATCGGAATGGGAATTTAACAGAATACGGTGTTGATAAATTTGGACTTCCAGATGGTGAAATTGGCAGGATTAGTGGGGATACGATTTATTGTTTAGATGATTTGAATGTTCCAGTCATTGTGGGGGTCGGTGATATTGGCAAGATGTGTGGAAATGATGAATGGGAGCGAGGATCACCTATTACTAGAAAAGCAATTCAATTAATTTTGGAAAGGAGTGGGTTTTATGACGAAGCCTAA
- the spoVAE gene encoding stage V sporulation protein AE, which translates to MDFVYAFLVGGAICVIGQVLLDFAKLTPAHLMASFVVVGAILDGFGLYDKLIKFSGAGATVPITSFGHSLLHGAMHAAEKHGYLGIGIGMFSLTSAGISAAILFSFFVALICKPKG; encoded by the coding sequence GTGGATTTTGTATATGCATTTCTTGTAGGAGGAGCGATTTGTGTAATTGGACAAGTATTGTTAGATTTTGCAAAGTTAACACCGGCCCATTTAATGGCAAGTTTTGTAGTTGTCGGAGCCATTTTAGACGGATTCGGATTGTATGATAAGCTTATAAAATTTTCAGGTGCTGGAGCAACAGTCCCTATTACAAGTTTTGGACATTCACTATTACACGGAGCAATGCATGCGGCGGAAAAACATGGGTATTTAGGAATTGGTATCGGCATGTTTAGTTTAACGTCTGCGGGCATTTCCGCAGCTATATTATTTTCATTTTTTGTAGCACTTATATGTAAACCGAAAGGATAA
- the spoVAD gene encoding stage V sporulation protein AD produces the protein MRLTGKQTWVFQNDIYVNATGTAVGPKEAEGPLGKYFDISYNDLHCGEENWELAERKLMSDSMQQAVQKGNIKTSQIDFFLAGDLLNQTVTANYVARQWGIPFLGMFSACATSMETLAVGSAFIDGGFANRVLATVSSHNATAERQFRYPTEYGGQKPETANSTVTGAGSILISKEKSAIKITAATIGKVQDLGIMNPLDMGSAMAPAAAHTIQQHFEDLGRSAADYDLIVTGDLSAVGTPIAKQLLLEEGYDLGHIYNDCGLMIYDSNQEEVFAGGSGCACSAVVTYGHLLREMQKGNLQRIFVVATGALLSPMMMQQKETIPTIAHGVVFERVKGE, from the coding sequence ATGAGGTTGACAGGAAAACAAACGTGGGTATTTCAAAATGATATTTACGTAAATGCAACGGGTACTGCTGTCGGTCCGAAAGAAGCTGAAGGCCCTCTTGGAAAATATTTTGATATTTCATATAATGACTTGCATTGTGGAGAGGAAAACTGGGAACTTGCTGAACGAAAATTAATGTCAGACTCAATGCAACAAGCAGTGCAAAAAGGGAATATAAAAACATCACAAATTGATTTCTTTTTAGCGGGCGATTTATTAAATCAAACAGTGACAGCGAATTATGTTGCGCGTCAGTGGGGGATTCCTTTTTTAGGAATGTTTAGCGCTTGTGCGACGTCAATGGAAACTTTAGCAGTTGGATCAGCATTTATAGACGGTGGATTTGCGAATCGTGTCTTAGCTACGGTGAGTAGTCATAATGCAACGGCTGAAAGGCAATTTCGTTATCCAACAGAGTATGGGGGACAAAAGCCAGAAACCGCAAATTCAACTGTTACAGGTGCAGGGTCCATATTAATTAGCAAAGAAAAAAGTGCAATTAAAATTACGGCAGCTACGATTGGAAAAGTGCAAGATTTAGGAATTATGAACCCTTTAGATATGGGATCGGCAATGGCACCAGCTGCTGCTCATACAATCCAACAGCATTTTGAAGATTTAGGAAGAAGCGCAGCTGATTATGATTTGATTGTTACTGGTGATTTATCGGCTGTTGGGACACCAATTGCAAAACAACTTTTACTTGAGGAAGGTTATGACCTTGGGCATATATACAATGATTGTGGATTAATGATTTATGATTCAAATCAAGAAGAAGTGTTTGCAGGTGGCAGTGGTTGTGCTTGTTCCGCTGTTGTCACATACGGCCACTTATTACGTGAAATGCAAAAAGGGAATTTACAACGCATTTTTGTCGTTGCAACGGGGGCTTTATTGAGCCCAATGATGATGCAACAAAAGGAAACGATTCCAACAATTGCGCATGGTGTTGTGTTTGAAAGAGTTAAAGGAGAGTGA
- the spoVAC gene encoding stage V sporulation protein AC, which produces MTNRKLKDDYINKVKEYHPKPNYLLNCVKAFLVGGLICTVGEILMKFYIHYFHFSEQEAGNPTVATLVLLSAILTGCGVYDKIGQFAGAGSAVPVTGFANSMASAALEHKSEGIVLGIATNMFKLAGSVIVFGVVGAYIIGLIRYTFKIFMS; this is translated from the coding sequence ATGACAAACCGAAAACTGAAAGATGATTACATAAATAAAGTGAAGGAGTACCATCCAAAGCCAAACTATTTACTAAATTGTGTGAAGGCATTTCTTGTAGGTGGGCTCATTTGTACAGTCGGAGAAATATTGATGAAATTTTATATACATTATTTTCACTTTAGTGAACAAGAGGCAGGAAATCCGACAGTTGCAACTCTTGTTTTATTGTCGGCGATTTTAACAGGATGTGGTGTATATGATAAAATCGGTCAATTTGCTGGAGCAGGATCGGCAGTACCAGTTACAGGATTTGCAAATTCTATGGCGAGCGCTGCGCTAGAACATAAGAGTGAGGGGATTGTTCTAGGGATTGCTACAAACATGTTTAAGCTTGCAGGAAGTGTTATCGTGTTTGGCGTTGTTGGAGCATATATTATCGGATTAATAAGATATACTTTTAAAATTTTTATGTCTTAA
- the spoVAB gene encoding stage V sporulation protein SpoVAB, translating to MIECGFVILIGLAGGIAVGSGYVAFLAVLGIIPRLAQLTRSGKHIQYFEWAVIAGTLTGAWCSLKNITFQTSQYWLVILGLFCGTFIGMLAAALTEVLNVLPILAKRVGVEGKIVVLLVALVLGKVIGSLFHWIYFVK from the coding sequence ATGATTGAATGTGGGTTTGTTATATTAATTGGTTTAGCTGGCGGGATTGCAGTAGGTAGCGGATATGTTGCCTTTTTGGCTGTACTTGGTATAATCCCTCGTTTAGCTCAATTAACGAGAAGTGGAAAGCATATTCAATATTTTGAGTGGGCTGTCATTGCGGGAACTTTAACTGGGGCTTGGTGTAGTTTGAAAAACATTACATTTCAAACATCGCAATATTGGCTTGTAATATTAGGTTTATTTTGTGGTACATTCATTGGAATGCTTGCTGCGGCATTAACGGAAGTATTAAATGTTTTACCTATTTTAGCGAAACGAGTCGGGGTAGAGGGGAAAATTGTTGTTTTACTCGTTGCTCTTGTACTTGGCAAAGTAATAGGCTCATTGTTTCACTGGATTTATTTCGTAAAGTAG
- a CDS encoding stage V sporulation protein AA — MRNRLKISPAYEIKLSDVAQLAGDSFVVESLQNEIVYNVTAHDKTHVVIDVMKVIEIIQQKASHVQINLLGSGQTLVEIIYEKKKVPPIFFGLVWLLLFIGAALAIIYFHEDVSMQQVHQRLYYMITGEFKEQPLLFQVPYSVGLGLGMVLFFNHVFQKRINEEPSPLEVEMFQYQQSLDQYVIVNENKDNTKQLADD, encoded by the coding sequence ATGCGCAATCGTTTAAAAATTTCTCCTGCGTATGAAATAAAGCTGAGTGATGTCGCTCAACTTGCAGGAGATTCTTTTGTAGTTGAGTCTTTACAAAATGAAATAGTTTACAACGTAACAGCACATGATAAGACGCATGTTGTAATTGATGTTATGAAAGTAATTGAAATTATTCAACAAAAAGCATCTCATGTACAAATTAATTTACTAGGTTCTGGACAAACTCTTGTTGAAATTATATATGAAAAAAAGAAAGTGCCCCCAATTTTCTTTGGGCTTGTATGGTTGTTGTTGTTCATTGGGGCGGCCCTTGCGATCATTTATTTCCATGAGGATGTAAGTATGCAACAAGTACACCAGCGGTTATATTACATGATTACTGGAGAGTTTAAGGAGCAACCACTATTATTTCAAGTTCCCTATTCAGTAGGTCTTGGATTAGGTATGGTTTTATTTTTTAATCATGTATTTCAAAAGCGAATTAATGAAGAGCCGAGTCCGTTAGAAGTTGAGATGTTTCAATATCAACAGTCGCTTGATCAATATGTAATTGTTAATGAAAACAAGGATAACACGAAACAGCTTGCCGATGATTGA
- a CDS encoding methionine/alanine import family NSS transporter small subunit produces MSGSAIMMMVIGIVVIWGGLALSIANLFKKKA; encoded by the coding sequence ATGAGTGGATCAGCGATCATGATGATGGTTATTGGTATCGTAGTCATTTGGGGAGGACTTGCATTAAGTATCGCAAATTTATTTAAGAAAAAGGCATAA
- a CDS encoding sodium-dependent transporter: protein METRQQWGTRAGFIFAAVGSAVGLGNIWRFPYTAYENGGGAFFLPYLFALLTTGISLLAFEFALGHRHRGSAPLTFFRIHPRAEFIGWWQMCVTFIVSTYYAVIIAWSISYTYFAITGAWGKDTQSFLFKEYLHVADKPGQFGGLVPEVLIPLALVWIIVLGVAFKGVKKGIEVVNRIFIPLLVVMFLIIVVRAVTMEGAMQGLDAFFKPDWSRIFDGKVWLAAYGQIFFSLSLAFGIMITYSSYLPKNSDTTNNAFITGFANSGFELLAGIGVFAALGFMANNMGVPVDKVASAGVGLAFVVFPQIINELPMSPLFGVLFFLSLTVAGITSLISLAEVCFAAVSEKFSLSRQKTIGIMGTLLVLVSLVFATRGGLMFLDVVDYFANNFGLITIALAEVVTIGLILRRLPIYQNHANFVSDIKLGTFWRVSLLVITPLILGYMLIDGVIQNIKKNYGDYPTEFVVTYGWSIAAAFLLVALVIGLKKWNAQIHSDSAQLEKEWKDRGVS, encoded by the coding sequence ATGGAAACGAGGCAACAATGGGGAACGAGGGCTGGATTTATTTTCGCAGCGGTCGGCTCAGCCGTTGGATTAGGAAACATATGGCGTTTTCCTTATACAGCGTATGAAAATGGAGGAGGTGCATTCTTTTTACCGTACTTATTTGCATTATTAACGACTGGTATTTCATTGCTAGCATTCGAATTCGCTCTTGGGCATCGTCATCGTGGTTCTGCACCACTTACATTCTTCCGTATTCATCCACGTGCTGAATTTATTGGATGGTGGCAAATGTGTGTAACGTTTATCGTTTCAACATATTATGCAGTAATTATCGCTTGGTCTATTTCGTATACGTATTTTGCAATTACTGGAGCGTGGGGGAAAGACACGCAATCATTTTTATTTAAAGAATATTTACATGTTGCAGATAAACCAGGGCAATTTGGGGGGCTTGTGCCAGAAGTATTAATTCCGTTAGCTCTCGTTTGGATTATTGTGCTTGGCGTTGCATTCAAAGGCGTTAAAAAAGGAATCGAAGTTGTTAACCGCATTTTTATTCCTTTATTAGTTGTTATGTTTTTAATTATCGTTGTTCGTGCAGTGACGATGGAAGGTGCGATGCAAGGGTTAGATGCATTCTTTAAACCAGACTGGAGTCGTATTTTTGATGGGAAAGTATGGCTTGCTGCTTATGGACAAATTTTCTTTAGTTTATCTCTAGCATTCGGAATTATGATTACGTATTCTAGTTATTTACCGAAAAACTCAGATACAACAAATAATGCTTTTATTACAGGGTTTGCAAATTCAGGATTTGAATTATTAGCTGGAATTGGAGTTTTTGCTGCTCTTGGATTTATGGCAAATAACATGGGGGTACCAGTTGATAAAGTTGCGAGTGCTGGCGTAGGGCTTGCGTTTGTAGTATTCCCACAAATTATTAATGAATTACCGATGTCACCGTTATTTGGAGTATTATTTTTCTTATCGTTAACTGTTGCTGGAATTACATCACTCATTTCACTTGCGGAAGTATGCTTTGCGGCTGTATCTGAAAAATTTAGTTTGAGTCGTCAAAAGACGATTGGAATTATGGGAACACTTCTCGTGTTAGTTTCTCTTGTTTTTGCAACACGTGGTGGGCTTATGTTTCTAGATGTTGTTGATTATTTCGCTAATAATTTTGGATTAATTACAATTGCACTAGCTGAAGTGGTTACGATAGGTCTTATCTTGCGCCGTCTACCTATTTACCAAAATCATGCTAACTTTGTATCTGATATAAAATTAGGAACGTTTTGGAGAGTTAGTTTACTCGTTATTACTCCACTCATATTAGGGTATATGTTAATTGATGGTGTAATCCAAAATATTAAAAAGAACTACGGAGATTATCCGACGGAATTTGTTGTAACATATGGTTGGTCGATAGCGGCAGCATTCCTTCTAGTCGCACTAGTCATTGGTTTGAAAAAATGGAATGCACAAATACATTCAGATTCTGCCCAGCTTGAAAAAGAATGGAAAGATCGAGGTGTTTCATGA
- the sigF gene encoding RNA polymerase sporulation sigma factor SigF, with product MDIEVKNEKKKPQLKDHELKALIQKSQGGDQQARDTIVQSNMRLVWSVVQRFLNRGYEPDDLFQIGCIGLLKSVDKFDLSFDVKFSTYAVPMIIGEIQRFLRDDGSVKVSRSLKETGNKIRKMRDELSKEFGRAPTINEVAEALELTPEEVVLAQEASRPPSSIHETVYENDGDPITILDQIADQSETKWFDKIALKEAIRELDERERLIVYLRYYKDQTQSEVAERIGISQVQVSRLEKKILKQMKDRIDE from the coding sequence ATGGACATAGAGGTCAAAAATGAGAAGAAGAAACCTCAGTTAAAGGACCACGAGCTAAAAGCGTTAATTCAAAAAAGTCAAGGTGGAGATCAACAAGCAAGAGATACGATTGTTCAAAGTAATATGCGTCTAGTATGGTCGGTTGTACAGCGTTTTTTGAATCGAGGATACGAACCAGACGATCTATTTCAAATTGGATGTATTGGGCTCTTAAAATCGGTAGATAAATTTGATTTATCTTTCGACGTGAAATTTTCAACATATGCAGTTCCAATGATTATTGGAGAAATTCAACGATTTTTACGTGACGATGGATCAGTGAAAGTAAGTAGATCTTTAAAAGAAACAGGCAACAAAATTCGAAAGATGAGAGACGAGCTTTCGAAAGAATTCGGAAGGGCTCCAACGATTAATGAAGTAGCAGAGGCGCTAGAACTAACGCCTGAAGAAGTTGTTCTGGCGCAAGAAGCGAGTCGTCCTCCTTCATCGATACATGAAACCGTGTATGAAAATGATGGAGACCCTATTACTATTTTAGATCAAATTGCAGATCAATCTGAAACGAAATGGTTTGATAAAATAGCTTTAAAAGAAGCAATTAGAGAATTAGATGAACGAGAACGTCTTATTGTATATTTGCGCTATTATAAAGATCAAACCCAATCAGAAGTAGCAGAGCGCATAGGTATTTCGCAAGTACAAGTTTCAAGACTTGAAAAGAAAATATTAAAACAGATGAAAGATCGAATAGATGAATAA
- the spoIIAB gene encoding anti-sigma F factor encodes MRNEMNLQFSALSQNESFARVTVAAFIAQLDPTMDELTEIKTVVSEAVTNAIIHGYEGNAEGTVYISVILEEAMVKLTIRDEGIGIFNLDEARQPLFTTKPELERSGMGFTIMENFMDEVEVISNESFGTTIHLTKYLSNSNALCN; translated from the coding sequence ATGAGAAATGAAATGAACCTTCAATTTTCAGCATTAAGTCAAAATGAATCATTCGCTCGCGTTACAGTGGCAGCATTCATTGCGCAACTAGATCCAACGATGGATGAGCTAACGGAGATTAAAACTGTTGTGTCAGAAGCGGTTACAAATGCAATTATTCATGGATACGAAGGAAATGCAGAAGGTACTGTTTATATTTCTGTAATTTTGGAAGAGGCAATGGTGAAACTCACGATTCGAGATGAAGGGATTGGCATTTTTAATTTAGATGAGGCAAGACAACCCCTTTTTACAACTAAACCTGAATTAGAGCGTTCCGGAATGGGATTTACTATCATGGAAAATTTTATGGATGAAGTAGAAGTTATTTCAAACGAATCTTTCGGGACAACAATCCATTTGACAAAATACTTATCAAATAGTAACGCTCTATGCAATTAA
- the spoIIAA gene encoding anti-sigma F factor antagonist translates to MSLSMQLEVKRDVLCVRLAGELDHHTAEELRTKVTDMIETHGVHHIVLSLENLSFMDSSGLGVILGRYKHVKGLGGEMVVCAISPPVKRLFEMSGLFKIVRLEESEAHALATLGVA, encoded by the coding sequence GTGAGTCTTTCCATGCAATTAGAAGTAAAACGTGACGTCCTATGTGTGAGACTAGCGGGTGAATTAGATCATCATACTGCTGAAGAGTTGCGAACGAAAGTGACAGATATGATTGAGACACATGGTGTTCATCACATTGTTTTGAGCCTAGAGAACTTATCGTTTATGGATAGTTCTGGTTTAGGTGTGATATTAGGCCGATATAAGCATGTAAAGGGATTAGGTGGAGAAATGGTTGTTTGTGCAATTTCACCGCCTGTTAAGCGTTTATTTGAAATGTCGGGCTTATTCAAAATTGTTCGCTTAGAAGAAAGTGAAGCGCACGCGCTCGCGACGTTGGGGGTGGCATAA
- a CDS encoding GntR family transcriptional regulator, producing the protein MHIQLDPRSNTPIWEQIVQNIKELVLKNMLAPSDKLPSVRELASLLVINPNTVSKAYQELERQGIIETLRGKGTFVSQSITPTLDERKIAMVEKQFHQLLLEASYLGITKDKIHDWIDSYYKEIGGNMDAESDKFEENN; encoded by the coding sequence TTGCATATTCAACTTGATCCAAGAAGCAACACTCCGATATGGGAACAAATTGTTCAAAATATAAAAGAACTCGTATTAAAAAACATGTTAGCTCCAAGTGATAAACTTCCTTCTGTACGCGAGCTCGCTTCATTACTTGTTATAAATCCAAATACAGTGAGTAAAGCGTATCAAGAATTAGAGCGACAAGGGATTATTGAAACGTTACGAGGAAAAGGAACATTTGTATCTCAATCGATTACCCCAACATTAGACGAAAGGAAAATCGCTATGGTTGAAAAGCAATTTCATCAATTATTACTAGAAGCCTCTTATCTTGGGATTACGAAAGATAAAATTCATGATTGGATAGATTCATACTATAAAGAGATTGGAGGAAATATGGATGCTGAAAGTGACAAGTTTGAAGAAAACAATTGA
- a CDS encoding ABC transporter ATP-binding protein — protein sequence MLKVTSLKKTIDNQTILDDVSFTLQKGSIVGLLGRNGAGKTTLLRTMIGILDPDEGTVTYEDTDIHMHPEMKQKVVYVPDSTNILNGYTVKKIVKFYKAVYTAFDESYFYELLELFNLPNKRIRSYSKGMKALLAIILAVATKAEYIILDEPTNGLDPIVKRQILQFLVGEVAEKEITIFISTHHLDEVEQIADTIIMLKGHTVASITSLDDAKSRFAKIQVAYERSLPQKLENLSNIKILNQTGKVFTILIEGNVATTLEKFYKEQPILIEELTMSLEDVFVTILEEDGYVS from the coding sequence ATGCTGAAAGTGACAAGTTTGAAGAAAACAATTGATAATCAAACGATTTTAGACGATGTTTCTTTCACATTACAAAAAGGTAGTATCGTCGGATTACTCGGAAGAAACGGTGCGGGGAAAACAACTTTATTACGAACGATGATCGGCATTTTAGACCCAGATGAAGGCACGGTTACATATGAAGATACAGATATTCATATGCATCCTGAAATGAAACAAAAGGTCGTATATGTCCCAGATTCTACTAACATACTGAACGGATATACAGTAAAAAAAATCGTGAAATTTTATAAAGCAGTTTATACAGCATTTGATGAATCATATTTCTACGAACTGCTTGAACTTTTTAACTTACCAAACAAGCGGATTCGTAGTTACTCAAAAGGAATGAAAGCGCTGCTTGCGATCATTTTAGCCGTTGCTACAAAAGCAGAGTATATCATTTTAGATGAACCGACAAATGGGCTCGATCCTATCGTTAAAAGACAGATTTTGCAGTTTCTCGTTGGAGAAGTTGCAGAAAAAGAGATTACCATTTTCATCTCAACTCATCATTTAGATGAAGTGGAACAAATTGCAGATACAATCATTATGTTAAAAGGCCATACCGTGGCATCTATTACTTCACTTGATGATGCAAAATCACGATTTGCAAAAATACAAGTAGCTTATGAACGGTCATTACCTCAAAAACTAGAAAACTTAAGCAATATTAAAATATTAAATCAAACAGGAAAAGTATTTACGATTTTAATCGAAGGAAATGTTGCTACAACGCTTGAAAAGTTTTATAAAGAGCAACCAATACTTATTGAAGAGTTAACAATGTCACTTGAAGATGTCTTCGTTACGATACTTGAGGAGGATGGGTATGTTTCATAA